Proteins found in one Williamwhitmania sp. genomic segment:
- the thiS gene encoding sulfur carrier protein ThiS, with amino-acid sequence MKITLNNRPEEIDGKESVTIQELLIIKNFTFKMLIIKINGTVVKRDNYATTNVHANDDVKVIHLISGG; translated from the coding sequence ATGAAGATAACCCTAAATAACCGACCCGAAGAAATCGATGGCAAGGAGAGTGTCACCATTCAGGAATTGCTGATTATAAAAAACTTTACATTCAAGATGCTGATCATAAAAATAAATGGCACTGTGGTAAAAAGAGACAACTACGCCACAACCAATGTACATGCCAACGACGATGTAAAGGTTATTCATTTGATTAGCGGAGGTTGA
- the thiF gene encoding sulfur carrier protein ThiS adenylyltransferase ThiF, producing MPTFETLADFLKNKTVGIAGAGGLGSNCAMALARTGVGRLIIVDFDLVTPGNLNRQYYFIDQIGQPKVQALKVNIHRANPEIQVTTYQAMVCSENIGHLFAECDVIVEAFDSAEMKQMLIEQVSMLFPDKPIVAGSGMAGWGNSNSLRVECFDNLYICGDGTAEVSVTNPPLGPRVGIVACMEANTVLELLLKKFNNEDNPK from the coding sequence ATGCCTACATTTGAAACCCTAGCAGACTTTTTGAAGAACAAAACCGTTGGCATTGCCGGAGCCGGAGGGTTGGGAAGCAACTGCGCAATGGCTCTGGCTAGAACTGGTGTTGGTCGCCTAATCATCGTTGATTTCGATCTGGTAACGCCTGGAAACCTCAACCGGCAATACTACTTTATCGACCAAATAGGACAACCCAAGGTACAAGCGTTAAAAGTGAATATTCATCGAGCAAATCCTGAAATTCAGGTTACGACATATCAGGCAATGGTGTGTAGCGAGAACATTGGTCATCTTTTTGCAGAATGCGATGTAATAGTGGAGGCCTTCGATAGCGCAGAAATGAAGCAGATGCTCATTGAGCAGGTCTCTATGCTATTTCCTGATAAGCCAATTGTTGCAGGTTCGGGAATGGCTGGCTGGGGCAACTCCAACAGCCTCCGAGTAGAATGCTTCGACAATTTATATATTTGTGGAGATGGAACTGCAGAAGTTTCGGTGACGAACCCGCCACTTGGACCAAGGGTAGGAATTGTTGCCTGCATGGAAGCCAACACTGTTCTTGAACTGTTGCTGAAAAAATTCAACAATGAAGATAACCCTAAATAA
- a CDS encoding DUF364 domain-containing protein, protein MDILKDIYDYYKAELPPPSRIVCGAKYFAVENSLGNVGLAANLGEHKTVEISELMNPHFGHYHQRVAVNAWINAYVNNQNSYPAEKDIFDQINFKAYPNIVMVGFFESLAAKFHRANIPLTIFDLNKQSPSIAPLESEYEAIHHADVVIVSSTSLANQTLSKIVTAKGDITKIMMLGPSTPLCPQLIRITGANILFGSIVTDKNKLFEIVSNGGGTKQFRPYLKKVYFQPTL, encoded by the coding sequence ATGGATATTCTAAAAGATATATACGATTACTACAAAGCTGAACTTCCACCACCAAGTAGAATTGTTTGTGGTGCAAAATACTTTGCGGTTGAAAACAGTTTAGGTAATGTGGGCTTAGCCGCCAACTTAGGAGAGCATAAAACTGTTGAAATAAGCGAGTTAATGAACCCACATTTTGGTCATTACCATCAAAGGGTTGCCGTGAACGCTTGGATAAACGCTTATGTAAACAACCAAAACAGCTACCCTGCGGAAAAAGACATTTTTGATCAGATTAATTTCAAAGCGTATCCCAACATCGTCATGGTAGGTTTCTTTGAATCGCTGGCGGCAAAGTTTCACAGGGCGAATATACCTCTCACTATTTTTGATTTGAACAAGCAATCACCGAGCATCGCTCCCCTTGAATCGGAGTATGAAGCCATTCACCATGCCGATGTGGTAATTGTATCGTCAACGTCGTTAGCAAACCAAACTCTCTCAAAAATTGTTACCGCAAAAGGAGACATTACCAAAATTATGATGCTAGGGCCATCTACCCCTTTATGTCCGCAACTAATAAGAATTACTGGCGCGAATATCTTATTTGGCTCGATAGTAACAGATAAAAATAAACTCTTCGAAATTGTTAGCAACGGAGGTGGAACAAAACAGTTTCGCCCCTATCTGAAAAAAGTTTATTTTCAACCAACACTCTAG